One genomic window of Trichlorobacter lovleyi includes the following:
- a CDS encoding YhdH/YhfP family quinone oxidoreductase, whose product MEPVSFKAFIVEETAPKQFSRRIGERTVADLPPGEVIIKVAYSSLNYKDALSATGNPGVTRNFPHTPGIDAAGTIADCSDNSFSPGQQVLVTGYDLGMNTSGGFGQYIRVPSAWVVPLPDGLTLRESMILGTAGFTAALSVLKLVNNGVTPEQGDILVTGASGGVGSIAVALLARAGYRVVAATGKPATESLLKKLGAAESIHRDELLKGAERPLMKERWAGAVDVAGGATLAAVLKATRYGGTVTCCGLVDSAELPANVFPFILRGVSLLGIDSVQCPMAPRLEVWHRLANDWKLDNLADAVHEISLDGLEAAIMAMLEGRAQGRTLVRL is encoded by the coding sequence ATGGAACCTGTATCGTTTAAGGCGTTCATTGTTGAAGAAACCGCTCCGAAGCAGTTCAGCCGCCGGATTGGCGAGCGGACAGTTGCCGATCTCCCGCCGGGTGAGGTCATCATCAAGGTGGCCTATTCATCCCTTAACTACAAGGATGCGCTCTCGGCCACCGGTAATCCGGGGGTGACCAGAAACTTCCCCCATACCCCCGGCATCGACGCTGCCGGTACCATTGCCGACTGCAGCGACAACAGCTTCTCCCCCGGCCAGCAGGTGCTGGTTACCGGCTACGACCTGGGGATGAACACCAGCGGCGGTTTTGGCCAGTACATTCGTGTGCCGTCGGCCTGGGTGGTGCCGCTGCCGGACGGCCTGACCCTGCGTGAGAGCATGATCCTGGGCACCGCCGGCTTTACGGCAGCACTGTCAGTGCTGAAGCTCGTCAACAACGGCGTGACGCCGGAGCAGGGCGACATTCTGGTGACCGGGGCCAGTGGCGGCGTTGGCAGTATTGCCGTGGCGCTTTTGGCCAGGGCAGGATACCGGGTCGTGGCTGCCACCGGTAAACCGGCTACGGAATCATTGTTGAAAAAGCTGGGGGCGGCTGAAAGTATCCATCGGGATGAGCTGCTGAAAGGGGCTGAACGTCCACTGATGAAGGAACGTTGGGCCGGCGCAGTGGATGTGGCGGGGGGAGCAACCCTGGCTGCGGTGCTGAAGGCTACCCGTTACGGCGGTACCGTAACCTGTTGCGGCCTCGTTGATTCAGCAGAGCTGCCGGCAAACGTTTTCCCGTTCATTCTCAGGGGAGTCAGTCTGCTTGGCATAGATTCAGTGCAGTGCCCAATGGCGCCACGCCTCGAGGTCTGGCACCGCCTGGCCAACGACTGGAAGCTGGACAACCTTGCAGACGCGGTACATGAAATCAGCCTGGATGGATTGGAGGCGGCTATCATGGCCATGCTGGAAGGCAGGGCACAGGGACGTACCCTTGTCAGACTGTAA
- a CDS encoding PaaI family thioesterase: MAPLPAEQPAVTPTLPVDLSGEADWTPFDAPSLVGDSLRFVSGEPDGNRFRVRYYRDPEQHLHARIWFGPGTEGPPGHAHGGAIAAIMDEALGLAAWAEGYPIVVGNLNVSFRAMLPLQRVITLESKVVSVEGRKVMVHGRLFCEETVYAEGQCLCITIPGR; the protein is encoded by the coding sequence GTGGCACCATTACCTGCTGAACAACCTGCTGTTACGCCGACCTTACCGGTGGATCTGAGCGGTGAGGCCGACTGGACCCCTTTTGATGCACCTTCACTGGTGGGCGACTCGCTCCGCTTTGTCTCCGGTGAACCGGACGGCAACCGTTTTCGAGTCCGTTACTACCGTGACCCTGAACAACACCTGCATGCACGTATCTGGTTCGGGCCGGGAACCGAAGGCCCCCCCGGGCATGCCCACGGCGGCGCCATTGCCGCCATAATGGACGAAGCCCTTGGGTTGGCCGCCTGGGCAGAAGGCTACCCGATTGTGGTGGGCAACCTGAATGTCAGTTTCCGCGCCATGCTGCCCCTGCAACGGGTGATCACCCTTGAAAGCAAGGTGGTCTCTGTGGAAGGGCGCAAAGTCATGGTACACGGCCGCCTCTTCTGCGAGGAAACAGTTTACGCAGAGGGGCAATGCCTCTGCATCACTATTCCCGGACGATAA
- a CDS encoding YchJ family protein has translation MTTCPCGSTKPYSDCCEPIIKGSQPAETAEQLMRARYSAYTRTEMDFVFNSTDPANRAGYDHDGTRAWAENSEWLGLQIIGTSKGEKDDTTGEVEFIARFKENGTLREHHENALFTRKEGSWYFSDGVMVKPKPITVTKVGRNDPCPCGSGQKYKKCCGK, from the coding sequence ATGACCACCTGTCCCTGCGGCAGCACCAAACCCTATAGCGATTGTTGTGAACCGATCATCAAAGGCAGCCAGCCGGCAGAAACCGCCGAACAGCTGATGCGGGCCCGTTACAGCGCCTACACCCGGACTGAAATGGACTTTGTCTTCAACAGTACCGATCCGGCAAACCGTGCGGGCTACGACCATGACGGCACCCGGGCCTGGGCGGAAAACTCGGAATGGCTGGGACTGCAGATTATCGGCACCAGCAAGGGTGAAAAGGATGACACAACCGGTGAGGTTGAATTCATTGCCCGTTTCAAAGAAAACGGCACCCTGCGGGAACACCATGAAAATGCGCTTTTCACACGCAAAGAGGGCAGCTGGTACTTCAGCGACGGCGTCATGGTCAAGCCGAAGCCGATCACCGTCACCAAGGTTGGCCGTAACGACCCCTGTCCGTGCGGCAGTGGTCAGAAGTACAAGAAGTGCTGTGGCAAATGA